The following proteins come from a genomic window of Candidatus Palauibacter australiensis:
- a CDS encoding DinB family protein, with product MSYAEGLAAQLSMSRSLFKKTLETFTEEDSGFGPNPDVFTVAGHVAHAAGTVDWFVDGAFGDGWNMDFQGHLEETRAVTSLAEAVAWVDRAYGRAIEVIGSASDDDLRAPIEDPQIMEGQPRGAIVNGIVDHTAHHRGALTVYARLLGKVPVMPYA from the coding sequence ATGTCCTACGCCGAAGGTCTGGCCGCACAGCTTTCCATGTCCAGGAGCCTGTTCAAGAAGACGCTGGAGACGTTCACGGAGGAGGATTCGGGTTTCGGGCCCAACCCTGACGTATTCACCGTGGCCGGCCACGTGGCGCACGCCGCCGGTACGGTCGACTGGTTCGTCGACGGCGCGTTCGGAGACGGCTGGAACATGGACTTCCAGGGACATCTCGAGGAGACGCGGGCCGTCACTTCACTGGCCGAGGCGGTCGCGTGGGTCGACCGGGCCTACGGCCGGGCGATCGAGGTCATCGGGTCCGCGTCGGACGACGATCTCCGCGCGCCCATCGAAGATCCGCAGATCATGGAGGGGCAGCCGCGAGGGGCGATCGTGAACGGCATCGTCGATCACACGGCGCACCACCGGGGCGCGCTCACGGTCTACGCGCGCCTGCTCGGCAAGGTGCCCGTGATGCCGTACGCGTAG
- a CDS encoding FeoA family protein yields the protein MDVPLRTAVELERIDAPSDEVGPLLERGILPGCRLRRVRNSPAGDPIISVEGTLLALRRESAAQLFVREVEV from the coding sequence ATGGACGTGCCGCTGCGTACGGCGGTGGAACTCGAGCGCATCGACGCACCGAGCGACGAAGTCGGGCCGCTCCTGGAGCGCGGCATCCTGCCGGGCTGCCGACTGCGCCGCGTTCGCAATTCCCCCGCGGGAGACCCGATCATCTCCGTCGAGGGCACCCTCCTCGCCCTGCGCCGCGAATCCGCCGCGCAGCTCTTCGTGCGCGAGGTAGAGGTATAA
- a CDS encoding ferrous iron transporter B, with translation MPPVATPTRADRGAGTDAPVSGPPVVALIGPPNSGKTTLFNRLTGLRQRVANYPGVTVEKHVGRARFASGLDLDIVDLPGVSGFSARSPDERVTRDVLEGRIGGLREPEAIVLIVDAVRLETQLMLVGPVLERERPTLLVLNMADELEAGDGTLDDEALATAFGVEVVRTDARTGRGVEAVADFLDRVALRSATPTASAKSGSGSPAGRAGLPTMDALSRRREVVQNALAAAKYRSAGPPKLTQRLDALFLHRIAGPAVFLVLAALVFQAIFTWATPIMDGVELGIASSGEWLAARLPASWFRDLLIDGVWAGVGSVLVFLPQILILFLFLGLLEDSGYMARAAVIADRTMLRVGLQGRAFLPLLSAYACAVPAILSSRTVEDERDRMATMFIAPFMTCSARLPVYALLIAAFIPERPLLGPFVGTRAATMLGLYALGLVAAIGTAFLLRRTFLRGKPSGFVMELPPYRIPALRTVALRLLDRSKIFLRRVGKIILAVTVVLWVLAQFPRVDGAPPPVDESALGQMGQVIEPAIEPLGFDWRIGVGLVSSLAAREVIVGTLGTIYGIEDGDETSLELRAALQRDLDFGGAIALLVFFVFALQCMSTVAMMRRETAGWKWPLAQFGYMLALAYAGALAANQLL, from the coding sequence ATGCCCCCAGTCGCGACCCCGACGCGCGCGGACCGCGGAGCCGGTACGGACGCGCCCGTTTCCGGGCCGCCCGTCGTGGCCCTGATCGGTCCGCCCAACTCGGGCAAGACGACGCTCTTCAACCGACTGACCGGACTGCGGCAAAGGGTTGCGAACTATCCGGGCGTCACGGTCGAGAAACACGTTGGCCGGGCGCGCTTCGCCTCGGGGCTCGACCTGGACATCGTCGACCTGCCGGGGGTGAGCGGTTTCTCGGCCCGTTCCCCCGATGAGCGCGTCACGCGCGACGTGCTGGAAGGGCGGATCGGAGGGCTGCGCGAGCCCGAGGCCATCGTCCTCATCGTCGACGCGGTCCGGCTCGAGACGCAGCTCATGCTCGTGGGCCCGGTGCTCGAACGCGAACGCCCCACGCTCCTCGTCCTCAACATGGCGGATGAACTCGAGGCGGGGGACGGCACGCTGGACGACGAGGCGCTCGCCACCGCGTTCGGCGTGGAAGTAGTCCGGACCGACGCGCGCACGGGGCGGGGCGTCGAAGCGGTCGCCGACTTCCTGGACCGGGTGGCCCTGCGCTCGGCGACACCCACGGCCAGCGCGAAGTCGGGGTCGGGTTCCCCGGCCGGGCGAGCCGGGCTGCCGACGATGGACGCGCTCTCCCGCCGCCGCGAAGTGGTCCAGAACGCGCTCGCCGCCGCGAAGTATCGGTCGGCCGGCCCGCCGAAGCTGACGCAGCGTCTGGACGCCCTCTTCCTGCACCGGATCGCGGGCCCGGCCGTGTTCCTCGTCCTCGCCGCGCTCGTGTTCCAGGCCATCTTCACGTGGGCCACGCCGATCATGGACGGGGTCGAACTCGGCATCGCCTCCTCCGGCGAGTGGCTGGCGGCACGGCTTCCGGCGAGCTGGTTCCGGGACCTTCTCATCGACGGCGTGTGGGCGGGGGTCGGCTCCGTGCTCGTCTTTCTCCCCCAGATCCTCATCCTCTTCCTCTTCCTGGGACTCCTGGAGGACTCCGGTTACATGGCGCGTGCCGCGGTGATCGCCGACCGCACGATGCTGAGGGTCGGACTGCAGGGACGGGCGTTCCTGCCGCTGCTTTCGGCCTACGCGTGCGCGGTGCCGGCGATCCTCTCCTCGCGTACCGTGGAGGATGAGCGCGACCGGATGGCGACGATGTTCATCGCCCCGTTCATGACCTGCTCGGCGCGGCTGCCGGTCTATGCCCTCCTGATCGCGGCGTTCATCCCGGAACGTCCGCTCCTGGGGCCGTTCGTCGGGACGCGGGCGGCGACGATGCTCGGCCTCTACGCGCTGGGCCTCGTCGCGGCCATCGGCACCGCTTTCCTGCTCCGGCGCACGTTCCTGCGGGGGAAGCCCTCCGGCTTCGTGATGGAACTGCCTCCGTACCGGATTCCGGCGCTGCGGACGGTTGCCCTCCGCCTCCTCGACCGCAGCAAGATCTTCCTTCGGCGGGTGGGGAAGATCATCCTCGCCGTGACCGTCGTCCTCTGGGTCCTGGCACAGTTCCCCCGGGTCGACGGCGCCCCGCCACCGGTCGATGAGAGCGCGCTCGGACAGATGGGACAGGTGATCGAACCGGCCATCGAACCGCTCGGTTTCGACTGGAGGATCGGGGTCGGCCTCGTCTCCTCGCTCGCCGCGCGCGAGGTGATCGTCGGCACGCTCGGCACGATCTACGGCATCGAGGACGGCGACGAGACATCGCTCGAGCTGAGGGCGGCGCTGCAGCGGGACCTGGACTTCGGGGGGGCCATCGCCCTGCTCGTCTTCTTCGTGTTCGCGCTTCAGTGCATGTCGACGGTCGCCATGATGCGGAGGGAGACGGCGGGCTGGAAATGGCCGCTGGCCCAGTTCGGCTACATGCTCGCCCTGGCCTACGCCGGAGCCCTGGCCGCGAACCAGCTACTCTGA
- the surE gene encoding 5'/3'-nucleotidase SurE — protein sequence MFARNAVVPPGPARVIVGAVAAVAWCGTLACGAEPAGEAPEAPGDTSPYHILVTNDDGIDSPGIQALAAALGEVGEVTVVAPCSQQSGTSMSISLDEEFRVRATPAGNCVDATPASAVRLAVRVLAPESGFDLVVSGINIGANVGEISHMSGTVGAAMMGAYLGIPAVAASQDSGPGEFEHAAGIVARFVAELRRRGPEIGIVYSLNFPAATAAETRGIAARPMGGSYFRIVHEEVTGDPGEEVDDAEGGRWFSAVFGPPEAIPAGSDTEAYNEGLVTITPLRFDWTDHSTVEALGGWDLEALLEDGGDGT from the coding sequence ATGTTCGCCAGAAACGCCGTAGTACCGCCTGGACCGGCCCGGGTCATCGTCGGCGCCGTCGCCGCGGTTGCCTGGTGCGGTACGCTCGCGTGCGGTGCGGAACCCGCCGGAGAAGCACCGGAAGCGCCGGGCGACACGTCTCCCTACCACATTCTCGTGACCAACGACGACGGGATCGACTCGCCCGGCATTCAGGCGCTCGCGGCGGCCCTGGGGGAGGTCGGAGAAGTGACGGTCGTGGCGCCCTGCAGCCAGCAGAGCGGGACGAGCATGAGCATCAGCCTTGACGAGGAGTTCCGCGTCCGGGCCACGCCGGCGGGGAACTGCGTCGACGCCACGCCGGCCAGCGCCGTCCGCCTCGCGGTCCGCGTGCTCGCGCCGGAATCCGGCTTCGATCTCGTCGTGAGCGGGATCAACATCGGCGCGAACGTCGGCGAGATCTCGCACATGTCCGGGACGGTGGGGGCCGCGATGATGGGGGCGTACCTGGGGATTCCGGCGGTGGCGGCCTCGCAGGACTCGGGCCCGGGCGAGTTCGAGCACGCCGCCGGCATCGTCGCCCGCTTCGTCGCGGAACTGCGGCGGCGGGGGCCGGAGATCGGCATCGTCTATTCGCTCAACTTCCCGGCCGCGACGGCGGCCGAGACGCGCGGCATCGCGGCCCGGCCCATGGGCGGCAGCTACTTCCGCATCGTCCACGAGGAGGTGACCGGGGATCCGGGCGAGGAGGTCGATGACGCCGAGGGAGGCCGCTGGTTCAGCGCGGTGTTCGGGCCTCCTGAGGCCATCCCGGCCGGGAGCGACACCGAGGCGTACAACGAGGGCCTCGTCACGATCACGCCGCTCCGCTTCGACTGGACCGACCACTCGACCGTCGAGGCTCTGGGAGGTTGGGACCTGGAAGCGCTCCTCGAGGACGGAGGAGACGGGACCTAG
- a CDS encoding deoxyhypusine synthase family protein, which translates to MTLTDFIERHYRHFNAAALRAAARAWRELVDEGGQMLVTLAGAMSTAELGLSLAEMVRAGKVHAICATGANLEEDLFNLVAHDRYVRIPDWRALTAEQEKDLERRGLNRVTDTCIPEAEAFRAVEAPLRELWRAADAAGERRLPHEYLYRLIRDRTLAERYRIDPADSWLVAAAEADLPLFVPGWEDSTLGNVLVAEQLGGGLGRPGPVHGGTEYMAALAEWYVRTSTGRTLAEAPEIDADAAGARVDASGDSDAKPVGLFQIGGGIAGDFPICVVPMIRQDLRRWCPYWAYFCQISDSTTSYGSYSGAVPNEKITWGKLDVDTPKFVIESDATIVAPLVFGYVLGW; encoded by the coding sequence GTGACGCTCACCGACTTCATCGAACGTCACTACCGCCACTTCAACGCGGCGGCGCTGCGGGCGGCCGCCCGCGCCTGGCGCGAGCTGGTCGACGAGGGCGGACAGATGCTGGTGACGCTGGCCGGCGCCATGAGCACGGCCGAACTCGGCCTCTCCCTGGCGGAGATGGTCCGGGCCGGGAAGGTGCACGCGATCTGCGCCACCGGGGCGAACCTTGAGGAGGACCTGTTCAACCTCGTGGCGCACGACCGTTACGTCCGCATCCCCGACTGGCGCGCGCTCACGGCCGAACAGGAGAAGGACCTCGAGCGTCGCGGGCTGAATCGCGTGACCGATACCTGCATCCCCGAGGCCGAGGCGTTCCGCGCAGTCGAGGCGCCGCTGCGCGAGCTGTGGCGGGCGGCCGACGCCGCGGGCGAGCGCCGGCTCCCGCACGAGTACCTCTACCGACTGATCCGCGACCGGACCCTCGCGGAGCGCTACCGGATCGATCCGGCCGATTCCTGGCTCGTAGCGGCGGCGGAGGCCGATCTCCCCCTGTTCGTGCCGGGCTGGGAAGACTCGACGCTGGGCAACGTCCTCGTCGCGGAACAACTCGGCGGCGGACTGGGCCGACCGGGGCCCGTGCACGGCGGCACGGAGTACATGGCGGCGCTCGCCGAATGGTACGTACGCACCAGCACCGGCCGAACCCTGGCGGAGGCGCCCGAAATCGACGCGGATGCGGCGGGGGCGCGGGTGGACGCGAGTGGCGACTCCGACGCGAAGCCCGTCGGCCTGTTCCAGATCGGCGGCGGGATCGCGGGCGACTTCCCCATCTGCGTCGTCCCCATGATCCGCCAAGACCTCCGCAGGTGGTGCCCCTACTGGGCGTACTTCTGCCAGATCAGCGACTCCACGACGAGCTATGGATCGTACTCCGGCGCCGTCCCCAACGAGAAGATCACGTGGGGCAAGCTGGACGTGGACACGCCGAAGTTCGTCATCGAGTCCGACGCGACGATCGTCGCCCCGCTCGTGTTCGGCTACGTCCTCGGCTGGTAG
- a CDS encoding amidase has protein sequence MSEMDRRTFLQAGAAAGALLSLGGCAPRNDDPGSGFGGSGDETSAANIPDFALEEITIDDVHAGMRSGEYTCRSITEMYLERIEALNRQGPRLFAVLETNPDALEIADELDREFQASGPRGPLHGIPLLLKDNVDTADGMTTTAGSTALLGSIAPRDSFVAAGLRAAGALLLGKANMSEWAGWKSFEFGASGWSGRGWDGGRGGFCKNPYALDRTPGGSSSGSGSAAAANLAVATIGSETDGSIVGPSSRNCLVGIKPTIGLHSRGGVIPIAHSQDSTGPMARTVRDAAIMLGTMVGVDPRDPLTAASAGNFLTDYTGALDPAGLDGARVGVLREYAGFDSRVDGLFEEALDAMRAEGATVVDPVTLPEELRFGNEYEMEVLYHEFKADLNAYLASLGPDAPIKSLAELIEYNEANHDLELALYGQELHVRSQERGPLTDQRYLDALAASHRLSRDEGIDRAMDEHRLDALVGITAGIPAVQDPLDASGGGGGGCSTPPAMAAYPNMTVPMGFIGGLPVGMSLCGRAWSEATLIRIAYAFEQATNVRQPPAFQPTLLV, from the coding sequence ATGTCCGAGATGGATCGGCGCACTTTCCTGCAGGCCGGCGCGGCGGCCGGCGCCCTGCTCTCCCTCGGCGGCTGCGCGCCCCGGAACGACGACCCCGGCTCCGGATTCGGAGGATCGGGGGATGAGACCTCGGCGGCCAACATCCCGGACTTCGCGCTCGAAGAGATCACGATCGACGACGTCCACGCGGGCATGCGCTCGGGCGAGTACACCTGCCGATCGATCACGGAGATGTACCTCGAGCGGATCGAGGCATTGAACCGGCAGGGGCCGCGCCTGTTCGCGGTGCTCGAGACGAATCCGGACGCGCTTGAGATCGCCGACGAACTCGACCGCGAGTTCCAGGCCTCGGGGCCGAGGGGACCGCTGCACGGGATCCCGCTCCTGCTGAAGGACAACGTCGATACGGCGGACGGGATGACGACGACGGCCGGATCGACGGCGCTCCTCGGGTCCATCGCGCCGCGGGATTCGTTCGTGGCGGCGGGGCTGCGCGCGGCCGGAGCGCTCCTGCTCGGCAAGGCGAACATGAGCGAGTGGGCGGGCTGGAAGTCGTTCGAGTTCGGGGCCTCGGGCTGGAGCGGCCGCGGGTGGGACGGCGGCCGGGGCGGCTTCTGCAAGAACCCGTACGCGCTCGACCGCACGCCGGGCGGGTCGAGTTCCGGGTCCGGGTCGGCGGCCGCGGCCAACCTTGCGGTCGCGACGATCGGCTCCGAGACCGACGGCTCGATCGTCGGCCCTTCGTCGCGCAACTGCCTCGTCGGCATCAAGCCCACGATCGGCCTCCACAGCCGGGGCGGGGTCATCCCCATCGCCCACAGCCAGGACAGCACCGGCCCCATGGCCCGCACCGTGCGCGACGCCGCGATCATGCTCGGAACCATGGTCGGCGTCGACCCCCGCGACCCGCTGACCGCCGCGAGCGCGGGCAACTTCTTGACCGACTACACGGGCGCGCTCGACCCGGCCGGCCTCGACGGCGCCCGCGTCGGCGTCCTGCGCGAGTACGCCGGCTTCGACAGCCGCGTCGATGGCCTGTTCGAGGAGGCGCTCGACGCCATGCGCGCGGAGGGCGCGACCGTCGTCGACCCCGTCACGCTCCCGGAGGAACTCCGGTTCGGCAACGAGTACGAGATGGAGGTGCTGTACCACGAGTTCAAGGCGGATCTCAACGCCTACCTCGCCTCGCTCGGCCCGGACGCCCCGATCAAGTCGCTGGCCGAACTCATCGAGTACAACGAGGCGAACCACGATCTCGAACTCGCCCTCTACGGGCAGGAGCTGCATGTGCGCTCGCAGGAACGCGGGCCGCTCACCGACCAGCGGTATCTCGACGCGCTGGCCGCGAGCCACCGCCTCTCCCGCGACGAGGGGATCGACCGCGCCATGGACGAACATCGGCTCGACGCGCTCGTCGGAATCACGGCGGGCATCCCCGCCGTGCAGGATCCGCTCGACGCCTCGGGCGGGGGCGGCGGGGGCTGCTCCACGCCGCCGGCGATGGCGGCCTACCCGAACATGACGGTCCCCATGGGCTTCATCGGAGGGCTCCCGGTCGGAATGTCGCTCTGCGGCCGCGCGTGGAGCGAGGCGACGCTGATCCGGATCGCCTACGCCTTCGAGCAGGCGACGAATGTCCGGCAGCCGCCCGCGTTCCAGCCCACGCTGCTCGTCTGA
- a CDS encoding serine hydrolase produces MRATVTRRGFLRLGVPLAVVSLGAADVRGQTAPDFASVRDEIRRALVAWDQPSMAVAVARGGEVVWEEGFGWADRERRVPATEHTMYSLASISKPITATGLMILVERGFIDLDAPANDYLGPAKIDGRTWDADGATVRRVASHTAGLPLHYQFFYEDEPYRRPHMDETIRRYANLVTAPDERWNYSNLGYGILDYIIERASGQSYPDFMRDEVFRPLGLTRTSVGIGLGLEDFTATRYATDQSPIPFYDFDHPGGSAVFSSAHDLVRFGMFHLGHDLDHQRRIISDAAIERMREPGGSSGPAAEYGIGWSLRELPGGLRLQRHGGGMGGVRTELAIAPEENAAVVVLSNSATPLTGYVSNLLWHTLFPDAVSKPTRPEVPDPHRLEREGILEEAGDGTAPLIDFAPMPELAGEWVGEVDTHLGPHPLALAVDDGGRVHVQLGDDLWTLLNSARFDGEYLRGGFRGDIGTEDANRTDYVLSVELRLRGATLNGSVTAITLPNVRLGNALTHWAELRRRR; encoded by the coding sequence ATGAGGGCCACCGTCACACGTCGCGGCTTCCTGCGGCTCGGCGTCCCGCTCGCCGTCGTGTCCCTCGGCGCGGCCGACGTGCGCGGTCAGACCGCCCCCGACTTCGCGTCCGTCCGTGACGAGATCCGGCGCGCGCTCGTGGCCTGGGACCAGCCCTCGATGGCCGTCGCCGTCGCACGGGGCGGCGAGGTCGTGTGGGAGGAGGGCTTCGGGTGGGCGGACCGGGAGCGGCGGGTTCCGGCCACGGAGCACACGATGTACTCGCTGGCCTCGATCTCGAAGCCGATCACGGCGACGGGGCTCATGATCCTCGTGGAACGGGGATTCATCGACCTCGACGCGCCCGCGAACGACTACCTCGGCCCCGCAAAGATCGACGGGCGGACCTGGGACGCTGACGGCGCCACGGTGCGGCGCGTGGCGAGCCACACCGCGGGACTCCCCCTCCACTACCAGTTCTTCTACGAGGACGAACCGTACCGGCGGCCGCACATGGACGAGACGATCCGACGCTACGCCAACCTCGTGACGGCGCCGGACGAACGCTGGAACTACTCGAACCTCGGCTACGGCATCCTCGACTACATCATCGAGCGCGCCTCGGGGCAGTCGTACCCCGATTTCATGCGCGACGAGGTGTTCCGGCCGCTGGGCCTCACGCGGACATCGGTCGGCATCGGTTTGGGACTCGAGGACTTCACGGCGACGCGGTACGCGACGGACCAGAGTCCGATCCCGTTCTACGACTTCGACCACCCCGGCGGCTCCGCCGTGTTCAGCAGCGCGCACGACCTCGTCCGCTTCGGGATGTTCCACCTCGGCCACGATCTCGACCATCAGCGGAGGATCATCTCCGACGCGGCGATCGAGCGCATGCGGGAACCGGGCGGAAGCAGCGGTCCCGCCGCCGAATACGGCATCGGCTGGTCGCTGCGCGAACTGCCGGGCGGTCTCCGTCTCCAGCGCCACGGCGGTGGGATGGGCGGCGTCCGCACCGAACTCGCGATCGCCCCGGAAGAGAACGCGGCCGTCGTCGTTCTCTCCAATTCCGCGACGCCCCTCACCGGCTATGTCTCGAACCTCCTCTGGCACACGCTGTTCCCGGACGCCGTGTCGAAGCCGACGCGGCCGGAGGTTCCGGACCCGCACCGGCTGGAGCGCGAGGGGATTCTCGAGGAGGCGGGAGACGGCACCGCTCCGCTGATCGACTTCGCGCCCATGCCGGAGCTCGCCGGGGAGTGGGTCGGCGAGGTGGACACGCACCTCGGGCCGCACCCGCTGGCGCTCGCGGTCGACGACGGGGGACGCGTCCACGTCCAACTCGGCGACGACCTGTGGACGCTGCTCAACAGCGCCCGCTTTGACGGCGAGTACCTGAGAGGCGGCTTCAGGGGCGACATCGGCACGGAGGACGCGAACCGCACCGATTACGTGCTTTCCGTCGAACTCAGGCTGCGAGGCGCCACGCTGAACGGCTCCGTGACGGCGATCACGCTCCCGAACGTGCGCCTGGGGAACGCCCTCACGCACTGGGCGGAACTTCGCCGCCGTCGCTAA
- a CDS encoding CocE/NonD family hydrolase encodes MTRPDRLDRRFRSPPWAVVLFAVAPFAAGCGAPEDATDAPPPTSAQTAAAPTDAEAVAAAHHEYLAANYEKSEYMVEMRDGIALYTLVYEPLDRSREYPILLFRTPYSIGPYEPGQYRNPLGPSREFDRSAYIFAFQDVRGQFRSEGEFEVIRAPAPEPRGPTDTDEITDNWDTIEWLLANVDNHNGRVGQWGISYPGWQTVMGMVDAHPALVASSPQASPSDMFIGDDWHHNGAFRIMYAFSWLSGNARRRDGPTDTRGARFDYGTTSGYDFFLNAGSAATVDELYFHGDVPAWRDFIEHPNYDDFWQRQNALRYLDDVRPATLNVAGWFDTEDFYGPMSIYRTVESENPGLENTLVVGPWLHGGWARMDGDFLGCIAFDTKTSHHFQREFQFPFFEYHLKDEGTWDATEANVFLTGTNEWRAYDSWPPADVTPVSLYLGPDGTLAFEPPTRTADSAADSPADTYVSDPANPVPFSAEERTTLGHLWKVEDQRFASERPDVLVYQSEPLEEDLTIAGPIGAEIFVSTTGTDSDWIVKLIDVYPDGAPPSGNCDVPMGGYQMHLAGEIMRGRFRNDLENPEPMVPGEITRIEIDLRDRFHTFKAGHRLMVHVQSSWFPAYDRNPQTFVDTYRATPGDYQAATQTVYRSAEHPSRVILGVLPESP; translated from the coding sequence ATGACGCGACCGGACCGGCTGGACCGTCGATTCAGGAGCCCGCCCTGGGCGGTGGTGCTTTTTGCGGTCGCGCCGTTCGCAGCGGGGTGCGGGGCGCCGGAAGACGCGACGGACGCGCCGCCACCGACCTCGGCCCAGACCGCCGCCGCCCCCACCGATGCCGAAGCCGTCGCCGCTGCACACCACGAGTATCTCGCGGCGAACTACGAGAAGTCCGAGTACATGGTCGAGATGCGGGACGGGATCGCACTGTACACGCTCGTCTACGAGCCGCTCGACCGCTCGCGCGAATATCCCATCCTCCTCTTTCGAACGCCCTATTCCATCGGTCCCTACGAGCCCGGCCAGTATCGGAACCCGCTCGGGCCGTCACGGGAGTTCGACCGCTCCGCGTACATCTTCGCCTTCCAGGACGTGCGCGGGCAGTTCAGGTCGGAGGGAGAGTTCGAGGTCATCCGCGCCCCCGCGCCGGAACCCCGCGGGCCCACCGATACCGACGAGATCACGGACAACTGGGACACAATCGAGTGGCTGCTCGCGAACGTCGACAACCACAACGGGCGCGTCGGACAGTGGGGGATCTCCTACCCCGGCTGGCAGACCGTGATGGGAATGGTGGACGCCCACCCGGCACTCGTGGCGTCGTCGCCCCAGGCCTCGCCATCGGACATGTTCATCGGCGACGACTGGCACCATAACGGGGCCTTCCGGATCATGTACGCCTTCTCGTGGCTGTCGGGGAACGCCCGCCGGCGCGACGGCCCCACGGACACGCGCGGGGCCCGCTTCGACTACGGCACGACCTCCGGCTACGACTTCTTCCTCAACGCCGGATCCGCCGCCACGGTGGACGAACTCTACTTCCACGGCGACGTGCCGGCGTGGCGCGACTTCATCGAGCACCCCAACTACGACGACTTCTGGCAGCGGCAGAACGCCCTCCGCTACCTGGACGACGTCCGCCCTGCGACGCTCAACGTGGCGGGCTGGTTCGACACCGAGGACTTCTACGGCCCGATGTCCATCTACCGAACCGTCGAGTCGGAGAACCCCGGGCTCGAGAACACGCTCGTCGTCGGTCCCTGGCTGCACGGCGGCTGGGCGCGCATGGACGGCGACTTCCTCGGCTGCATCGCCTTCGACACGAAGACCTCGCACCACTTCCAGCGCGAGTTCCAGTTCCCCTTCTTCGAATATCACCTGAAGGACGAGGGGACGTGGGACGCGACGGAGGCAAACGTCTTCCTCACGGGGACGAACGAGTGGCGCGCCTACGACTCCTGGCCGCCGGCCGACGTCACGCCGGTGAGCCTGTACCTGGGGCCGGACGGGACGCTGGCCTTCGAGCCGCCGACGCGGACCGCCGACTCGGCCGCGGACTCGCCAGCCGATACCTACGTGAGCGATCCGGCGAATCCGGTGCCGTTCTCCGCCGAGGAGCGCACGACGCTCGGCCACCTGTGGAAGGTGGAGGACCAGCGGTTCGCCTCGGAGCGCCCGGACGTCCTCGTCTACCAGTCCGAACCGCTGGAGGAGGACCTCACGATCGCGGGCCCGATCGGGGCCGAGATCTTCGTCTCCACGACGGGGACGGACTCGGACTGGATCGTGAAGCTGATCGACGTCTACCCCGACGGCGCGCCGCCGAGCGGCAACTGCGACGTCCCCATGGGCGGCTACCAGATGCACCTCGCGGGCGAGATCATGCGCGGCCGATTCCGGAACGACCTCGAGAACCCCGAACCGATGGTGCCGGGAGAGATTACGCGGATCGAGATCGACCTCCGGGACCGCTTCCACACCTTCAAGGCCGGGCACCGGCTCATGGTCCACGTCCAGAGTTCGTGGTTCCCCGCGTACGACCGGAACCCGCAGACCTTCGTGGACACGTACCGCGCCACGCCGGGGGATTACCAGGCCGCGACCCAGACCGTCTACCGCTCGGCGGAGCACCCCTCGCGTGTGATCCTCGGCGTCCTGCCGGAATCCCCGTGA
- the dapB gene encoding 4-hydroxy-tetrahydrodipicolinate reductase, whose amino-acid sequence MSIRVCVGGATGWTGESVVAAILESDEFELTGAVARRTAGQSVGAVQITASVAEALREPADVYIDYTHPSAVYANVMCAIEAGVAAVVGTSGLTGREYGQINEAARAAGVGVIAAGNFSITAALLKHFSGIAALHVPHWEIVDMASAGKPDAPSGTAQELAEFLGTVATNEFGRPVEDTLGSREARGATIGGAQVHSLRLPSYVISVESIFGLPGERLSIRHDAGSSAEPYVAGTLLAARLAPERVGLTQGLDRLLFG is encoded by the coding sequence ATGAGCATTCGGGTCTGCGTGGGAGGAGCGACGGGGTGGACGGGCGAGAGTGTCGTGGCCGCCATCCTCGAATCGGACGAGTTCGAACTGACCGGGGCCGTGGCGCGGCGGACGGCGGGACAGTCGGTCGGGGCCGTGCAGATCACGGCCAGCGTGGCGGAAGCGCTCCGCGAGCCGGCCGACGTCTACATCGACTACACGCACCCGAGCGCCGTGTACGCGAACGTCATGTGCGCGATCGAGGCGGGCGTGGCCGCGGTCGTCGGGACCTCGGGGCTCACCGGCCGGGAGTACGGGCAGATCAACGAGGCCGCGCGCGCGGCGGGCGTGGGCGTGATCGCCGCGGGCAACTTCTCGATCACGGCCGCGCTGCTGAAGCACTTCTCCGGGATCGCGGCGCTCCACGTGCCGCACTGGGAGATCGTCGACATGGCGTCGGCCGGAAAGCCCGACGCCCCCAGCGGCACCGCACAGGAACTCGCGGAATTCCTGGGGACGGTCGCAACGAACGAATTCGGGCGGCCGGTCGAGGACACCCTGGGATCACGGGAGGCGCGCGGGGCCACGATCGGGGGCGCGCAGGTCCACTCGCTACGGCTTCCGAGCTACGTCATCTCCGTGGAATCCATCTTCGGTCTCCCCGGAGAACGGCTCTCGATCCGGCACGACGCGGGGTCGAGCGCCGAACCCTACGTGGCCGGCACCCTGCTCGCTGCGCGGCTGGCGCCGGAACGCGTGGGCCTCACGCAGGGACTCGACCGCCTGCTCTTTGGGTAG